A region from the Aegilops tauschii subsp. strangulata cultivar AL8/78 chromosome 5, Aet v6.0, whole genome shotgun sequence genome encodes:
- the LOC109785196 gene encoding uncharacterized protein encodes MAASVPLAGVALLLLLLHAAHDGGMAGLASTGGARMASSEGYAPVQTVVYRSAALEASEAFEPFQLCMGCRCCPAGNNGSSCVDTQCCYGINCNLPGKPFGTCAFTPRTCGCGANNCTAAPAPPPPTS; translated from the coding sequence ATGGCTGCGTCCGTCCCTCTTGCCGgggtcgcgctcctcctcctcctcctccatgccgCCCATGACGGAGGCATGGCCGGGCTTGCTAGCACGGGCGGAGCGAGGATGGCATCATCGGAGGGGTACGCGCCGGTGCAGACCGTGGTGTACCGGTCGGCGGCGTTGGAGGCGTCGGAGGCGTTCGAGCCGTTCCAGCTGTGCATGGGGTGCCGGTGCTGCCCGGCGGGGAACAACGGCTCGTCGTGCGTGGACACGCAGTGCTGCTACGGCATCAACTGCAACCTCCCCGGCAAGCCGTTCGGGACCTGCGCCTTCACCCCGCGCACCTGCGGCTGCGGCGCCAACAACTGCACGGCTGcacccgccccgccgccgcctacgAGCTAG